tctggacaccacatttttatccacgccctctgttccatcttcgtcccttccagaagagttcgctgctcgcgtcgcccgctgccgtgaaattgcccgcgccaacactgctaccattcaggacaagaggaaagtccgttttgacgcgaaacgtcgtgttgtttcgttccgtccaggcgacgaagtcctcctgtggacacctgttcgtacccctgggctctgtgaaaaatttcttcatagatatctcggtccatacaccgtgctggaaaggacatctgccgtgaactatcgcgtcgctccagccagcgcggctactgatcgtcgtcgccgcagcaccgagatcgctcatgtctctcgcctgaaaccatatattcggcgttcctacccttaacctgctgcccgctttcgcgaagggggaaaatagtgtgagcgctgactatatagttcatcttcatctgtacagaaaccattgtaatcatcatcttcgtttgtcacgcgggctgcgccgctttgggacattgaaatataacttTTCGATTatcgaactgggcgtcgtctcataatatattattattattttatcctaacaactatgtggaaaggggtagtcGTCACGAAGGAATGGTGataactccttcatttattttctatttcaatagaAAAAAAGGCATCACTCATCGATGCGACGGCTTTCATCTAGATCTATACTGACCTGATTTCTGAGTAGCAGACATCTTTAAAAATAAATTCTGATGCACATTACTGCCTTTTCTCATCTCACGCATGTAGCAAAGATTGAACAATAAATCAATGCTGTGTTTAAGAACAGTTGTAGACTTCTGAGCTCATAGGCCTTAAAATGGCTAACGTGCTCAATTTTGGGTCAGCTGACTATGTGAAATGAGTTAGACATACAGAAGTGCCCCTGATTGCCAGTGAATTTATTACAAGTAAGTTTTCTTCTTTACGAAGAATTCAAGAAATCTATGGGTGCCAAAGACAGTTCATGTATTGCCTTTTAATACTAATTATTAACAGAAGCTTGCCTTTCTAGCTAGTGCTGAATGCGCAAGACATGAACTGTGAGCATGACATTCTATTCTAAAATTTGTACTTTCTGCATGATTCAAAGCCAGTGCATGCAAAGCTTCTTGAAGCCCCAAACATTTGCTGTCtgaattctaaaactctctattaatcAAAATACTAATGTGCCATGGTTGGGGACATTCTAAGCTGTGCATTTTGTGTAGAATCATTTGTTCGTGGCCTTCTGTTAGAAGAAAATTTCAAccaaattcgtgccaccttgcggcTACGCTTGTTCATTACAGTGCTAAAATCATATGAGGTGTCCTTTGAGCTAGCATGTTCAAGGTACCCTAATCAAATAACTCCAGCACTCTCTGCAGTGTGTTTAACAGTGCAGATTATGTAGCACAATTTTATTATATGGGTTTTCTTGAAAGGGTGCCACTAAAATGACCTGTAAGAATTACTAGAATCTGTGCAACTTTTCGTGAACCCACTAAGATGCTATTTTAAAGAATTCAGAGGACAGAGAAGATTCAAGTGTCAAACTGGATTGCCAGATTATGTTTATAAAGTACAAAGAAATATGCCAGCCTTGCTGTGACTAGAAGCTTGCCGAGCCATAAAAAAAATGTATAAGTGAGACAAGTTGTGATGCCACCCTCACTTCTTTGCCTTCACTCAGTGCCATACAGCTGCAAGTGCAAGTGAAAGATTATATATATAAAGTCAGCTGTTTACACTGGAGTCAGTACTAATAGCGCTGTATGAATATTGAAGCTACTGTCTCATTTGCGGGGAAATGAGATATCGAAGTTTTCTTATCGtggctttcttgtttttttattcgcATACATCAGCCGTTGTTTGCCTTTGAGTACGGTGGACGATTCACCGTGAACGGCTGGGCTGTTTATGACCCATTGGCCGAGTACCGACGTCAGGGCCTGCCCACCGAGAGCTGGCGACTGAGCCGGGCAAATGAGAACTACCAATTGTGTGACACCTATCCTGCCATTGTGAGTTGCCATTGTGCTGTGCTGCGGTGTTGACCCTTTTACATATGTTGCATGCAGCGCACAACTTCCTGGTGCTTGTCCGCAACTAAGCACAATGGTTATCTTAACAGAGGAAGCTGGAAAAGCAAAATTTTGTTGCAATGTTGCTTGTGCTTTTAAATCTAAATGTGAACTGAATGCTTCCACATGCAACCATAAATACCAGGCTGAGCAGTGAAGTTACGAGGGAGATCAGTTTTTTTCCGAATTCCTTGCTCTACAAGGGCCCTTTACGTGTTTCCCAGCAGGCCTCTACTGCTGGGCTGTATGTATATAGTGTTGATTCGTTGCTGCTTGACAAGCTATTGCGGTTAGCTGTACATTTCTCGTGGATTGAAATTAAACAAATTAGGACTAAGTAATGCATGCACAGTTGTTTCCACTGTCTTCAGTTCTTGTCATACTATCAACATAATTGTAACCTTCAGCATTACCTTCAGCAGCCAGATTCATAGCgactaggcatgtgcgaatattcgagcacttcgaatattggaatgaatattacagtattcaaattcgcttcggcACGAATTTAatttattggaaatttcgaagtattcgaaatgaacgaataaacatatctaaaccgcatgtaaccccctgtaaaggtggtttcactgcggtggaggagcgctgtaccgtgaatacacctatccaggggaaatctgcactgccacgaagccccacttcaagtttaAACAAACATATTatcctcacatcgattcatcattttttaagtttaaaagcttgttatactggcttatatgctcgaagtataataaattttaaaacacaaCATATTTTAtgtgctggttagttgggtcatgacaagtatgctcatttttctttataatatgtgatatatactatccGAATTCGATTAAAAATTATTcggccaaatcactattcgcttcaaattcacttcgaacctaaaatttactattcgcacatgtCTAGTAGCGACACGACGCAGTTACCTCGAGCTCATACCGGTCGTTATACTAAAAACTTCGATTCCTATTCGTGAGCACAGTACATGTATAGTCATATTTTCAATATTTTGTTTTGGAAGAACAACTTAATGGTAATATTTAATACATATTTTTAAAGAAAGTACGTCGGAAAATTTTTAGTATACTCTCTTTTTATGTGAAAGCTTTGTTGCAGGATGTTTTTATCTGATGTAATTGCGGCAAAAGTAGTTTGTGGCAGTCCTCCTTTGCTTCTCGACTGTAAGAGAGGGCGATTTAGTAGCTTATTTGAATATTTATAAATGTAATTGTTTTATGTTATAAACTGAAAACATATTTGTGTGTAAGTCTTTTGATGTATCCTTCAAATTTTAGTGCttgtaaatatatatttattaGAGTCCCAATCAGGGAACCGGCTATGGAAGAGCTTGCATACATTTTTATGTACTGCTTGGCTGCACTTCTACTTTTGTTATTGCAAATTGACAATATCAGATTTTCTTGTTTCTGTGTGCCGCAGCTAGCCGTTCCAGCTGCTGCCGATGACAGTCTTTTGGAAGCAGTGGCCAGTTTTAGAAGCCGGGGCCGCATTCCTGTATGTTTGTTTTTCATTCCTCTGCATGCCACTTATATGCTTGACTTTTCATTTAAGTGCACTTCACAACTGTTAACCAAAAAGCCTCACCAAATGTCATGCCATGAAGTCATAAATGAGGCACAAAACATTATCTTGGGCAAGTGCGAAATTAACGCAACTATGAGGGCTGCCACGTGTCTTGCTGTAGCCGATGCTTTGACAACAGGCACGCAGTTAAGTATGCTCGAGTATGTTAATTTAGTCCGTGAATTCGGGATGACcacatatacagtagactcccaaAAGGACCAGCAAAATGTGTtgtgtttaacaggagttccgtttcctgagaggtgaacaggggtgcagaatacaagtatgaAATCAATTGTATTAAAGGCAGTTGTTCTGTTTAAGGAGCacttccgtttaagagatttctgtttgCTGAGAGTCTACCGTACTTGCATTACACCTGGCAAAATGCTGAGGTTAAGTGTGCTAAAAGCTGTTATTTTATTTCTTACAGTGTTTCTTCAGCAGTTTTAGTGAACAAAAATGTGATGTTTCCTGATGTTCTCAACCAATTGTGGCCAGGTTCTGTCCTGGATCCACCCAGAGGGACAGGCAACCATAACCCGTTGCAGTCAGCCCAATGTTGGTGTGAGCGGCAAACGCAGTGCAGAGGACGAGAGCTACCTGCAGATGATCATGGATGCCAATGCACATTCGCATAAGCTCTTCATAATGGACGCTCGACCTAGCGTGAATGCTGTGGCCAACAAGGTGAGCATGCCCTGGCAGCTGCTCAAGGCTCGCCACAGTTGCTTTAGATGTGCACCACTGTTTCACTGCAGACACTCTCAGTTAATTGAGCTTCATGCTGTCTTCACTGGACAAACAGTTAAACggtcactaaagagaaaaatgatttttctctgTTGGTAAATTACTCCGTCACAATTCCAAAATGCCTACGCTTGCCACGAAACAACGCATGGTAACcaagaaaatgcacaaaaagatAATGCGGGTGGTAACGCCACTTTGAAATTCCGCACCaaatgccatgacgtcatagattttgatggtgtattctaggtcctacgtagttcctacttagtaaaaatgaagtacattgtcgtctggaagggggtggggggctgtGCCATAGACATAACCTATCGAGTTTCACGAAATTTTCTTGAGCCATTATCACCAAAATATGACAAAAAATATACCTTGAAATCTGTGATGTTACGCATGGAGACTTCGGcataaaattaggggtgtgcgaatattcgaaatttcgaatatttttcgaatagtgtttgctattcgattcgattcgcactggaattttactatttgaactatttgaacttcccaaaaacaaatacagtcaacatccaattgaaagtgaccccttcagatttttaatatgcttcacctcattacactctcgtatcgcggcaaagctgtctttcaagcttcagtacggtcgaactttgccaagacagtcaacgtccgattgaaagtggtccctagattttcaatatgcttcacctcatcacaccgcggtattgcggcaaagctgcctttcaagctccgttacggttgaactttgccaagagacagtccacgtccgattggaagtggtccctagattttcaatatgcttcacctcatcacaccccggcattgcggcaaagctgcctttcaagctctgctacggtagcaaatgtattaactagagctgtgcgaatagcaaaattttgggtgcgaagcgaattcgaatattgaagtgtgagtgcgaatcgaatcgaatatttttcgaatatttctcgaatatttctcgaatatttctagtatatttttcgaatacttcgaagcgaaattgcagaaaaagaagttagaaaggattcctaaggatattcttatgagatagcaacatgaaagtgtttattttcgctaggttgatgaagcactggcggggtggtgtttcatagttgtcttatcaagaatgaggcaatgtagaggccgaattctatttatgtacatgatttgatgcaaccaaagtgttgccgacaacactttacacatgataggcaaagatgccatttcttcagcctctcctcctctttcaactgatgtggcggacaagggtgtgctcccttcaagtctggagttccaaatctgcctcgcagacgtcgatatataagaacatctgaaattttggatgctaaaatgcttcggcttccgatttttcggacttcctgcccaaattttaagtcaaaaacagcattaattgagcccccacctctgccacatatttcatctccatgttggaaccagttgAGTTAGTactacatttgcgaccgtagcagagctcgaaaggcagctttgccgcaataccggggtgtgatgaggtaaagcatattgaacatctagggaccacttccaatcggacgttgactgcgtcttggcaaagttcgaccgtaacggagcttgaaaggcagctttgccgcaatactggggtgtgatgaggcgAAGCATAATGAAAaactagggaccacttccaatcggacgttgaccgtcttgacaaagttcgaccgtaacggagcttgaaaggcagctttgccgcaatacgagagtgtaatgaggtgaagcatattaaaaatttgaagggggaACTTTCAATttgacattgactgtatttgtttttgggaagctcgaatagtaatattccagtgcgaatcgaatcgaatagcaaacactattcgaaaaatattcgaaatttcgaatattcgcacatcctaGTATTAACTCaaggaaacgctggttccaacatggagatgaaagatgtggcagaggtgggggctcaattaatgctgttttggacctgaagttcgggcaggaagtccgaaaaaatcggaagccaaagctttttagcatccaaaatttcagatgttcttgtatatcaaAGTCTATGAGGCTGacttggaactccggacttgaagggagcacacccttgtccgccacatcagttgggcttccacagaagttgaaagaggaggagaggctgaggaaatggcatctttgcctatcacgtgtaaagtgttgtcagcaacactttggttgcaccaaatcatgtacataaatacaattcggcctctgcattgcctcattcttgataagacaactatgaaacaccaccctgccagcgcttcatcagcctagcgaaaagaaacactttcatgctgctacctcataagaatatgcttaggaatcctctccaacctttttttctgcaattttgctttgaagtattcaaaaaatattcgagaaatattcgagaaatattcgaaaaatattcgattcgattcgcactcacacttcaatattcgaattcgcttcgcgttaaaaattttgctgttcgcacagctctacataaaaagtaaaaatgcaactttgaccttgattttttcctctattaataaacctatgatggtgaaattaacgacattagggtTCTCAGAGTACCATTTATCAATCTAgtccgattcattgtttcacttcagtgtcccttaaAAAAACAATCTTGCGAGAATGTAAGAATGTCTACCAAAAGTAAGATAAACCGAGTAACTTAAGGAGCTTAAGCTCCTTAGTTTCACAAGCTTACTGCATCTACGCAAATATAGTGCAATATGCTTTTGCGCATTTATCAGCTTGAAAAATTTGCTGTGCGTGGAATTACGCTCCAAATGCAATGTGAGGACATTTATTCATCCTTCAACCCGTTATTGTGGCAATAGGCTCACCTGCTGCACAACTATGTTGGGTAGGTAAGATGGCTCATCAAAGCCATAGGGAGAGCACCTATGTGTACTACAAATGGAAGTATGGAATGTGTCTGCAAATAAACAAGAGTGATGCTTTGGAGTAAGGGTAAAACTATGTGGAGTTGGCTGATGGCCTAGCTGACTACCACTTTGAGCGCTTTCCCCACTCTCTAACACGCCAGTGTAGCCATTGCCAGGCATTGCCAGCCATATAAAAACAAAACATATTCTATAATATGTGCACCTGGAATGTAGTACAGCAAGAACTGCCAGAGTTCTGCTTTTGTCAGAGCTGTGCTCCTGTCAGTTCACACCGCTATTTTATTTACACCAGTTAAGGGACATGTTTAAAGAGCACACTACGTGATCACAGTTATGCAGCATTTGTCACAGCCCTAGTGCTGTTTGGACTTTGAGAGATCAAAATAGAAAAGAAAGCTTTGCATCCACAttataaaggctcgttcacacctgcaaTTAGAACGCGTCGTGCGACTGGTCGCGAGCAGaggttggcaaaaaaattggagctcactcagactcactcaagaaatatatcttgctcggagggctcactcagactgagactcaACAAAGTTTTCCTCAGTTGGATTCGCTTAGACTCAGACACaccaaactttttctcagccggactcattcagactcaagctcaccaacatattacatACTCAGCCAGACTAACTCAGATTCAGACTGATGGCttcacttgagtctgagtgagcctgagtgagtcaactcatgagtccgtcatcgtaaaattagctttttcgatcccGATGTCGATGCTCTTCAACGCCAtttatctcgcataattggtgctctacgatacaccttttTATCTTGTACTTTCAAACACAAGTTATCAGTGGTATGAACCCAGTAAGGAGATTTTTATGAAATAAGTGACTTATATGAGATATATTTATCAAGTACTTCCCATGAAAGTTTCCCCCtagctcacgcctctgatcaataagtatcgcggtggcgcatgaacgctggtgcgttgagatatgtgtgaatatacTTGAGTATAAaagtaagccgatataaggcggatagtaatgctgaagatcagCAGATAGGACCATAgatcggcaataaaaggtggggttcactcaggctcactcaagaaatacaatttgcgcttggggctcactcggacttaaaTTCACCAATAGtatttcctcaaccagactcactcagactcactgaaattttcctctaccggactcactcggactcaaactcgccaaaatattactcactcggactcactcagacctaagtgagtctgagggagtcgactcatgagtgagtttgccgacatgTGGTCACAAGTGGTCACAAATGGCCACTTTggttgcaaagcgactgctttggctcagttgcTCGCTGCTCGACTTTTCAGTCGtgtgactgcagtcgcaaacctttGAACCAATCAGATGTGCTGGAACAGTATGCCAGCTTATTTTAAGGGGCAATGGCTATGTGGTTTACAATGTGAGCAGACATGAATTCTGTGTGGTGACAGGTATAGGTTGCATGCAGGTGTGAACATaggtcgccttgagtcgctttttggttgCCAGTCGCaaatgtgaatgagccttaaatgAGCAAATACTGAAAATGCTGTCTGCATCGACCCCCGCGCACAGGCAAAAGGTGGTGGTTACGAGAGCGATGAGGCATACCGGTGCACCGAGCTGTGTTTCCTGGACATTCACAACATCCACGTGATGCGGGAGAGTCTGCGCAAGCTCAAGGAGACCTGCTTTCCCAGCGCAGCCGACGAATCTCGCTGGCTGTCTGCGCTCGAGGCCACCCACTGGCTACAGCATGTTCGTGCCGTACTGGCTGGGGCCTTGCGCGTCGCCATCGCCTCGAAGGGGCCAAGGGGTCGGTGCTGGTACACTGCTCGGACGGATGGGACCGTACCGCACAGCTGACCAGTCTGGCCATGCTCATGCTCGACCCTTACTACCGCACCATCCGGGGCTTTGAGGTGCTCGTTGAGAAGGAGTGGCTCAGCTTTGGCCACAAGTTCGCTCAGGTGAGTAAGGAAGCTTGCAGCTGCAGGGGCCGCTCGATTGACTGTCATTCTACAGCCACCACTTCTTGTGGGTCACCGGTGTCAGTTTTATTTACAGctaagctgtttaagcttttcgttctgTGTCCGGCATTCACAAAAACTCGGCAGGTATGGGCCAATGAAAGCAGATATGTGCCAAGCAACTCCTAGCATAACCATCGACAATAACCAATcaatagctaatcgataatcTATCAATAGCCAATAAATTCTACAAAATGCTTGGATGTGCTTAGCATGGCCCAAATGCATGGCCATAGCCTTGTGATAGCCCATCGATAATTAATCAATAGGTAGTCGATtatcgatcaataaccaataaattctagaaaatgcttggatgACCTTAGCCTGACCCGAATGCATGATTGATACCTTGTGATAACCAATCGATAGCCAATGAATAATTGATCAACAACTCATAGATTCTAGAAAATACTTACTTGTCTTTACCCTAGCTGTACATACAATGTGCcatgaaagaaagggaagaaagagaaaaaaaaaaaagatagaaagacagagaaagaaatggacagagagagaaagagaaagaaacagacatagaaaagagatagaaaaatgaGAGAGCAAGtgtagccatgtgtagtatatagtatagcaaggggtgtgaaagggaagtgatggtgaggaggagggaaaaggggAGGTGAAAGCgtaaatcatagcatagtcttgtgtagtatagtatagcaaaaagtgagaaaggaaagtgagagcatggaggagggaaaggaggagggcaacgccactagctctgctgcttcctcagtcttcgcaccactaatgTGTAGCTGCCGCAATTTTCTTTTTATACTGAGGTTTTCTTTTCCATGCAGAGTACATTAGAAGGAACTAAATGTGTACATATTTGCTGTTGAATTCCACGATAGTCGTGACGTCAGTTCAGTGAAACAAAAGCATAGACACCACCATCACAGGGCTTTAATTAAACCACCCATGCATTTGGTGTTTGGGAATGTTAATCACTGCATTAATGAACAACAACGATGGGAAAATAGTGAAAGTGGCTTTGTTGACACTGATTTCAAGAGTGTGCATGTAACATTTCGGAGGCCAGAACAAGGGTGTGCATTGCACAAAGGTTGTTCCTGAGAGGATGGTCGTGCATTGACAACCAATGTTTGGTCAGCCTGATCTTCCCAATTTTGAGTCTGCAACTTCTCCTCAGTTGTCCTTTAGTCTTTAGCTGCCCTGACTGAAAGGGTCTTTTTGTTGCTGATTGTTTTAAAACAGCCTGTATTCTCACAAAACATGTACGCTGTTGAGATGTCTCGTATATCCATTATTAAAATGAGTATCAGCTATAGCCACACAGTATGTGGTATCCATCATCACTGTTGTACAGCAATTTTTAAAATGTTATTTTAGATGCTAGTAGTATATCTGTACGTGTTTTAGTAGTAtatctgtatgtatgtattttaGATGCTAGCAGTATTGACTGGCGAGTTACTTCACCCATTCGCAACTCCCATGCATTTATAGTTGTTGCATGTCAGGGATATTCACATCAAGTTCCCCTCTTGCAGCGCATTGGTCACGGAGACGACAAGCACTCAGACGCAGACCGGTCACCTGTTTTTCTCCAGTTCATTGACTGCACATGGCAGATTATGAACCAAGTAAGGGTCATCTTTCTGACAGAATAGAATACCTTTCATCTTTTATGATTTCATCGTAAAATATCTGCTTGTTAAGGCTTTTATTTTTCTGTCTGTTGTTTTATTGGCAACAATAATTTTcgcctttttttctttagtttaacACTAAACCCATTTCAAATGCACATATTTGGTTGTGGGCATATAACTAGGTGGAATTCGTTGATTCTACATTATGTGATAAACTGATCGGGCTCAGCTTAAAGAGCACCCTCGGACTAGCTCAGAAGGATACGGCTTTTACAAGTGTTCTTTACAATCTCTTTCCAGTTCAAAAATGCCTTTGAATTCAACGAGCACTTTCTCATCACTATCCTGGACCATCTCTACAGCTGCCTGTTTGGCACATTCCTCTACAACTCTGAGCAACAGAGAGTTAAAGAGGTGAGCAAAATGATGATGTTAAAATGTTCTGCCCGTTTTGTCCACAGAGTGAAGcagggacactgaagtgaaacaatgaatcgtcTTGGGTTGATAAAGTGTACTTTGAGAACTCTAatattgttaatttcaccatcatagcagtgtgcttgattgggctggttggtgaatTGTAGGTGAAGAATAAAACAGGGCTTAAGACAGGACGAGATGAAGACAAAGACACAGACAGCGCCGTCTCTGTGTCTTCATCTCGTCTCGTCTTAAGCGTTGTTTTATCCTTcatcaccatcataggtttattaatagaggagaaaatcgaggtcaaagctccatttttaaatttcccgccgaaaccTCTGTGCGTGATGTCACTGATTTCAAGGTGTATTTTTCGTGtgttggcgacattggctcatcgaaatttcctgaaacttggtatgttaagactcagaggacaatgtacttcattgttACTGGTTAGCAACTAGTAGGTGGGTCCCGGTAGACGCCGTCGAAGTGCATGACATCACGACGattggtgcaggaacttcaaggtggccttGCCACCTGCATTTCCTTTTAGCACGTTTTCTTGCTCACGAAGCGTCTTCGCGCGACAAGTGTGGTGATTTTGGTagtgtgaaagagtaattttctAATACGAGAAAGATCACTTTCCTcttagggtccctttaaaagcAATAGCAAGCATTACACTGGAGCTCCTCACATGACATTATAAAGATGTCTTTACACAGTATTGTTTTCTTTGTGTGGCCCAGGACTAGTCGTTCTGTTTTCTGCTAGAGCTTTGTCTATCATGCAGAATGTACGTGAACGGACCCAGTCACTGTGGTCGATGGTGAACAGTGAGATCGACGAGTACACCAACCCGTTGTATGCCAGCTACCCACAGCAGCACGTCTTGTTCCCGGTGGCCAGTCTGCGTCGTATCCAGCTCTGGAAAGGCTACTACTGCCGCTGGAACCCACGCATGCGCCTTCAGGTTGGTGGCTCATCATGCGACTGCAGTCGTGCTGCACGAATATCAGTTCTTAC
This window of the Rhipicephalus sanguineus isolate Rsan-2018 chromosome 2, BIME_Rsan_1.4, whole genome shotgun sequence genome carries:
- the LOC119382825 gene encoding LOW QUALITY PROTEIN: myotubularin-related protein 2-like (The sequence of the model RefSeq protein was modified relative to this genomic sequence to represent the inferred CDS: inserted 1 base in 1 codon); amino-acid sequence: MDKAKQGEPATHNSHGLKPASVDSLEGSESGSLNSKLGPRSVGSHSSHSPSKSLCSSSSTSTENMQLTQELKMREVSKVTKTQEPPLLPGEQPHVVQKARDVTYLCPFQGPIRGCLFITNYKLYFRSVEKNSRSKQFTEPRFTLEVPLGVVSRIEKVGYASSRGENAYGIELFCKDLRSLKFAHKQENHSRRDIFDKLHKLAFPLSNSLPLFAFEYGGRFTVNGWAVYDPLAEYRRQGLPTESWRLSRANENYQLCDTYPAILAVPAAADDSLLEAVASFRSRGRIPVLSWIHPEGQATITRCSQPNVGVSGKRSAEDESYLQMIMDANAHSHKLFIMDARPSVNAVANKAKGGGYESDEAYRCTELCFLDIHNIHVMRESLRKLKETCFPSAADESRWLSALEATHWLQHVRAVLAGALRVAXRLEGAKGSVLVHCSDGWDRTAQLTSLAMLMLDPYYRTIRGFEVLVEKEWLSFGHKFAQRIGHGDDKHSDADRSPVFLQFIDCTWQIMNQFKNAFEFNEHFLITILDHLYSCLFGTFLYNSEQQRVKENVRERTQSLWSMVNSEIDEYTNPLYASYPQQHVLFPVASLRRIQLWKGYYCRWNPRMRLQEPLQVRSRELLQLRAQLQRQLEELKKEHESKMSRIPPRVSSPITV